The following coding sequences lie in one Mercenaria mercenaria strain notata chromosome 5, MADL_Memer_1, whole genome shotgun sequence genomic window:
- the LOC123543859 gene encoding uncharacterized protein LOC123543859: MPGPIHPKFRREGGALALTDTEEGRRIGRQREQWCPPSMTQQIEKDARERVIARQGDVTDQKDVLGEYVMQFGKYRGQNFRWALENVPGYVGWIVNQIIKDEGKEDTSSQHQKNNKAALKNYVLMFEEGKRIVEAKASEPRKRIAWKSLLVGQPLSPEPIRKKYKMLTSPPKFTPSSVTTLAPAPSQTTHASATLPLEQTGNESIEPLPELLPVTSSELAASSSGDSEPLLYEGWKTTLPSVDQDWISKAFFSRNARNKVEFRMEKVTQLWFEPPQPSLHTTARTRIQRYFAHRLFLWMPVNIWGVILHCPHKDSETNFLCNGVLTRSGMHQKTLTCDKKNITFVTFHIEFIKRVQ; encoded by the exons ATGCCTGGCCCTATTCACCCGAAGTTTCGGCGAGAAGGTGGAGCACTAGCTTTGACAGACACTGAGGAGGGACGTAGGATTGGTAGGCAGCGAGAGCAATGGTGTCCACCAAGTATGACACAGCAGATAGAGAAGGATGCACGTGAGAGAGTGATTGCTAGACAGGGGGATGTGACTGACCAGAAGGATGTTCTTG GAGAGTATGTTATGCAGTTCGGGAAGTACCGAGGACAGAATTTTAGATGGGCTTTGGAGAATGTTCCAGGATATGTTGGCTGGATTGTGAATCAGATAATCAAGGACGAAGGGAAAGAAGACACATCCAGCCAACACCAGAAAAACAACAAAGCGGCTTTGAAG AATTACGTCCTGATGTTTGAAGAGGGGAAGCGAATTGTTGAAGCGAAAGCCAGTGAACCACGGAAACGTATAGCTTGGAAGTCACTTCTTGTTGGTCAGCCACTATCCCCAGAACCAATACGGAAGAAATACAAAATGCTGACTTCTCCACCAAAGTTTACACCAA GCTCAGTGACGACACTTGCCCCTGCACCCAGTCAGACCACACATGCCTCTGCCACTTTACCTCTAGAACAAACAG GAAATGAATCGATTGAGCCATTGCCTGAGTTGTTACCTGTCACTTCATCAGAACTTGCAGCATCATCTTCAGGAGACTCAg aGCCATTACTGTATGAAGGGTGGAAGACAACTTTGCCATCCGTCGATCAAGACTGGATTTCCAAGGCTTTCTTCAGCCGCAATGCCAGGAATAAGGTAGAATTCAGGATGGAGAAAGTCACCCAGCTTTGGTTTGAACCACCACAACCAAGTTTACACACCACTGCCAGGACCCGCATCCAGAGATACTTCGCACATCGTCTCTTCCTCTGGATGCCAGTGAACATCTGGGGTGTAATACTTCATTGCCCCCACAAGGATTCAGAGACAAACTTTTTGTGTAATGGGGTTCTGACCAGATCTGGGATGCACCAGAAGacgctaacatgtgataaaaagaatattacatttgtgactttccacattgaatttattaaacgagttcaataa